A genomic segment from Oncorhynchus clarkii lewisi isolate Uvic-CL-2024 chromosome 12, UVic_Ocla_1.0, whole genome shotgun sequence encodes:
- the LOC139422326 gene encoding 4-galactosyl-N-acetylglucosaminide 3-alpha-L-fucosyltransferase 9-like, giving the protein MTCLGPNCRIGHQSLMGILLLGCLLTCLLYRPAITWLPVLAKHFQVEHKQDVTVLVWHWPFDHPFKLNSCRSLYNIEGCHLTADRELYSQADAVLIHHREIEEDLSNLPQEPRPSFQKWVWMNFESPAHTNRIPGLEDLFNVTLNYRQDADINMPYGSLVPRTKEREEFVPHKNRLVCWIVSNWNREHKRTWYYMELRKFIRIHTYGDPFNKKVSLSEYRMIVASCKFYLSFENSVHKDYITEKLYNALKLGAVPVVMGPTRGNYEKFIPGDSFIHVDDFRSPRALAKHLLFLDENEEMYRKYFKWQRIHTVRINSFPIQNACNSCEYIRGHPENRMVTELYKWFWEE; this is encoded by the coding sequence ATGACGTGTCTTGGACCAAATTGTAGAATTGGGCACCAGAGCCTGATGGGCATTCTCCTGCTGGGCTGCTTGCTGACCTGTCTACTGTACCGACCTGCTATCACCTGGCTCCCTGTCCTGGCCAAGCACTTCCAGGTGGAGCACAAACAGGACGTTACCGTGCTGGTCTGGCACTGGCCCTTTGACCATCCCTTTAAACTGAACTCCTGCAGGTCCTTGTACAACATCGAAGGCTGTCACCTGACAGCGGACCGAGAGCTGTACAGTCAAGCAGATGCCGTTCTCATCCACCACAGAGAAATCGAAGAGGATTTATCCAACCTGCCCCAAGAACCACGGCCCTCCTTCCAGAAATGGGTGTGGATGAATTTCGAATCGCCGGCACACACAAATAGAATACCTGGCTTGGAAGATCTGTTTAATGTGACATTGAACTACAGGCAGGATGCAGACATCAACATGCCTTATGGATCTCTCGTCCCTCGGactaaagagagggaggagtTTGTCCCACATAAAAACCGACTGGTCTGTTGGATCGTTAGCAACTGGAACCGAGAACACAAGAGAACTTGGTACTACATGGAGCTGCGCAAATTCATCAGGATTCACACCTACGGGGACCCTTTCAACAAAAAGGTATCTCTTAGTGAATACAGAATGATCGTGGCCAGCTGTAAATTCTACTTGTCTTTTGAGAACTCCGTCCATAAGGACTACATCACAGAAAAACTATATAACGCTCTCAAGTTGGGCGCAGTTCCTGTGGTCATGGGCCCGACAAGAGGGAACTATGAGAAGTTCATCCCTGGAGATTCCTTCATCCATGTGGATGACTTCCGCTCGCCCAGAGCCCTGGCCAAACACCTCCTCTTCTTGGACGAGAATGAGGAGATGTACCGTAAATACTTCAAGTGGCAGAGGATCCACACGGTCCGTATCAACAGCTTCCCCATTCAGAATGCCTGCAACAGCTGTGAGTACATCAGAGGCCACCCTGAGAATCGGATGGTTACTGAGCTCTATAAATGGTTCTGGGAGGAATGA